From a region of the Argiope bruennichi chromosome 8, qqArgBrue1.1, whole genome shotgun sequence genome:
- the LOC129981853 gene encoding uncharacterized protein LOC129981853: protein MPCCAQPMMTTAAPGLTIQMGQGLPMSPLGMLRQLLRPKVDLRKKLFFGIQLENGMGFGGEQPAAPAQPAQGGGGMMPAGGGMGQHQGQGQHQGMGGGMYRFG, encoded by the coding sequence ATGCCTTGCTGTGCTCAGCCTATGATGACCACTGCAGCACCAGGCTTAACTATACAGATGGGACAAGGTTTACCTATGAGTCCATTGGGAATGTTGAGGCAGCTACTCAGACCTAAAGTTGACCTTCGCAAGAAATTATTCTTTGGCATCCAGCTCGAAAATGGAATGGGATTTGGAGGGGAGCAACCAGCTGCTCCTGCTCAGCCAGCCCAAGGGGGTGGCGGTATGATGCCAGCTGGTGGCGGCATGGGCCAACATCAAGGTCAAGGACAACATCAAGGGATGGGTGGGGGAATGTATCGTTTCGGTTAA